In a genomic window of Piliocolobus tephrosceles isolate RC106 chromosome 1, ASM277652v3, whole genome shotgun sequence:
- the DUSP12 gene encoding dual specificity protein phosphatase 12 isoform X2, whose translation MLEAPGQSCGCELCNPSASRASCAGQMLEVQPGLYLGGVAAVAEPDHLREAGITAVLTVDSEEPSFKAGPGVEGLWRLFVPALDKPETDLLSHLDRHAGVSRSVAIITAFLMKTDLLPFEKAYEKLQILKPEAKMNEGFEWQLKLYQAMGYEVDTSSAIYKQYRLQKVTEKYPELQNLPQELFAVDPTTVSQGLKDEVLYKCRKCRRSLFRSSSILDHHEGSGPIAFAHKRMTPSFMLTTGRQAQCTSYFIEPVQWMESALLGVMDGQLLCPKCSAKLGSFNWYGEQCSCGRWITPAFQIHKNRVDEMKILPVLRSQTKI comes from the exons ATGTTGGAGGCTCCGGGCCAGAGTTGTGGCTGCGAGCTCTGTAACCCCAGTGCCAGCAGAGCCAGCTGCGCCGGGCAGATGCTGGAAGTGCAGCCAGGACTGTATCTCGGTGGGGTCGCGGCCGTCGCGGAGCCAGACCACTTGAGGGAAGCGGGCATCACGGCCGTGCTAACGGTGGACTCGGAGGAGCCCAGCTTCAAGGCGGGGCCTGGGGTCGAGGGTCTGTGGCGCCTCTTCGTGCCAGCGCTGGACAAACCCGAGACCGACCTGCTCAGCCATCTGGACCG TCACGCAGGAGTCAGTCGAAGTGTGGCCATAATAACTGCTTTTCTCATGAAGACTGACCTACTTCCCTTTGAAAAAGCCTATGAAAAGCTCCAGATTCTCAAACCAGAGGCTAA GATGAATGAGGGGTTTGAGTGGCAACTGAAATTATACCAGGCAATGGGATATGAAGTGGATACCTCTAGTGCAATTTATAAGCAATATCGTTTACAAAAGGTTACAGAGAAGTATCCAG AATTGCAGAATTTACCTCAAGAACTCTTTGCTGTTGACCCAACCACCGTTTCACAAGGATTGAAAGATGAGGTTCTCTACAAGTGTAGAAAGTGcag GCGATCATTATTTCGAAGTTCTAGTATTCTGGATCACCATGAAGGAAGTGGACCTATAGCCTTTGCACACAAGAGAATGACACCATCTTTCATGCTTACCACAGGGAGGCAAGCTCAATGTACATCTTATTTTATTGAACCTGTACAGTGGATGGAGTCTGCTTTGTTGGGAGTGATGGATGGACAG CTTCTTTGCCCAAAATGCAGTGCCAAGTTGGGTTCCTTCAACTGGTATGGTGAACAGTGCTCGTGTGGTAGGTGGATAACACCTGCTTTTCAAATACATAAGAACAGAGtggatgaaatgaaaatattgccTGTTTTGAGAtcacaaacaaaaatatga
- the DUSP12 gene encoding dual specificity protein phosphatase 12 isoform X1: protein MLEAPGQSCGCELCNPSASRASCAGQMLEVQPGLYLGGVAAVAEPDHLREAGITAVLTVDSEEPSFKAGPGVEGLWRLFVPALDKPETDLLSHLDRCVAFIGQARAEGRAVLVHCHAGVSRSVAIITAFLMKTDLLPFEKAYEKLQILKPEAKMNEGFEWQLKLYQAMGYEVDTSSAIYKQYRLQKVTEKYPELQNLPQELFAVDPTTVSQGLKDEVLYKCRKCRRSLFRSSSILDHHEGSGPIAFAHKRMTPSFMLTTGRQAQCTSYFIEPVQWMESALLGVMDGQLLCPKCSAKLGSFNWYGEQCSCGRWITPAFQIHKNRVDEMKILPVLRSQTKI, encoded by the exons ATGTTGGAGGCTCCGGGCCAGAGTTGTGGCTGCGAGCTCTGTAACCCCAGTGCCAGCAGAGCCAGCTGCGCCGGGCAGATGCTGGAAGTGCAGCCAGGACTGTATCTCGGTGGGGTCGCGGCCGTCGCGGAGCCAGACCACTTGAGGGAAGCGGGCATCACGGCCGTGCTAACGGTGGACTCGGAGGAGCCCAGCTTCAAGGCGGGGCCTGGGGTCGAGGGTCTGTGGCGCCTCTTCGTGCCAGCGCTGGACAAACCCGAGACCGACCTGCTCAGCCATCTGGACCGGTGCGTGGCTTTCATCGGTCAGGCCCGCGCTGAGGGCCGTGCGGTGTTGGTGCATTG TCACGCAGGAGTCAGTCGAAGTGTGGCCATAATAACTGCTTTTCTCATGAAGACTGACCTACTTCCCTTTGAAAAAGCCTATGAAAAGCTCCAGATTCTCAAACCAGAGGCTAA GATGAATGAGGGGTTTGAGTGGCAACTGAAATTATACCAGGCAATGGGATATGAAGTGGATACCTCTAGTGCAATTTATAAGCAATATCGTTTACAAAAGGTTACAGAGAAGTATCCAG AATTGCAGAATTTACCTCAAGAACTCTTTGCTGTTGACCCAACCACCGTTTCACAAGGATTGAAAGATGAGGTTCTCTACAAGTGTAGAAAGTGcag GCGATCATTATTTCGAAGTTCTAGTATTCTGGATCACCATGAAGGAAGTGGACCTATAGCCTTTGCACACAAGAGAATGACACCATCTTTCATGCTTACCACAGGGAGGCAAGCTCAATGTACATCTTATTTTATTGAACCTGTACAGTGGATGGAGTCTGCTTTGTTGGGAGTGATGGATGGACAG CTTCTTTGCCCAAAATGCAGTGCCAAGTTGGGTTCCTTCAACTGGTATGGTGAACAGTGCTCGTGTGGTAGGTGGATAACACCTGCTTTTCAAATACATAAGAACAGAGtggatgaaatgaaaatattgccTGTTTTGAGAtcacaaacaaaaatatga